In one Lycium barbarum isolate Lr01 chromosome 7, ASM1917538v2, whole genome shotgun sequence genomic region, the following are encoded:
- the LOC132601521 gene encoding MFP1 attachment factor 1-like → MSKTEPTNLSFSIWPPTQRTRDAVVQCLIETQSSHPILSKRYGTVPLEKATDTARLIEKEAFNYAGSSSSPDNEDIKILRVYSKEISKHLLDTVKDRSATTASTRTENRPSEPLADALEQTSSAPHAEEISSVGTES, encoded by the exons ATGTCTAAAACCGAACCAACTAATTTATCCTTCAGCATTTGGCCACCTACACAACGCACCCGTGACGCTGTCGTTCAATGTCTCATCGAGACTCAATCTTCCCATCCTATCCTTTCCAAACGTTACGGCACCGTTCCGCTTGAAAAGGCTACTGATACCGCTAGGCTCATTGAGAAAGAGGCATTTAACTATGCTGGTTCCTCTTCTTCCCCTGATAACGAAGACATCAAGATCCTTCGG GTATACTCCAAGGAGATTAGCAAGCATTTGCTGGACACTGTGAAGGACAGATCTGCTACTACTGCTTCCACGAGGACTGAAAATAGACCATCGGAGCCACTAGCTGATGCTTTGGAGCAAACTTCATCTGCTCCTCACGCTGAGGAAATCTCATCCGTTGGGACCGAGTCTTGA
- the LOC132603465 gene encoding probable chlorophyll(ide) b reductase NYC1, chloroplastic, whose product MDMVAKLHVSTLECHHYYPRMAGNVVMSRWDPLIVKGRRRIVVQPCRSFKSDDVDKYVKERSESKNKLVGAIRSAVWSCSKPSLRTENKFREAIEKLEERLFLLALYVGRYIITMMSTGVVMFVGFQLSGGDSQMNELIWYSWLGGIIIGTMIGSNLVLDEVARAGPRNVVITGSTRGLGKALAREFLLSGDRVIVTSRSPESVDSTIKELEENLKQAVNAATGSARKKLAHAKVVGMACDVSEPVNVRKLGKFVADELGYIDIWVNNAGTNKGFRPLLQFTDNDIQEIVSTNLIGSILCTKEAIQIMKTQSKGGHVFNMDGAGSGGSSTPLTAVYGSTKCGLRQLQSSLLKECKRSKVGVHTASPGMVLTGLLLSGSTIQNRQMFNIICEHPETVARTLVPRMRVVKGSGRAINYLTPPRILIALVTSWLRRGRWFDDQGRALYAAEADRLRNWAENRTRFSFTDAMDMYTENTWISVFSLSVVCAFIILSSTGST is encoded by the exons ATGGACATGGTGGCGAAGTTACACGTGTCAACACTAGAGTGCCACCACTACTACCCACGGATGGCCGGGAATGTAGTTATGAGTAGGTGGGATCCTTTGATTGTAAAGGGTCGTCGTAGAATTGTTGTACAACCTTGCAGGAGCTTTAAGTCTGATGATGTGGATAAATATGTGAAGGAACGAAGTGAATCCAAGAACAAATTGGTTGGAGCTATTAGATCTGCTGTGTGGAGTTGTTCAAAGCCAAGTTTGAGAACTGAAAATAAGTTTAGAGAAGCTATCGAGAAGTTGGAGGAGAGATTATTCTTG TTGGCGTTATATGTTGGAAGATATATTATCACGATGATGAGCACAGGTGTTGTCATGTTTGTTGGATTTCAGTTGTCAG GTGGAGATAGCCAGATGAATGAGTTGATATGGTATAGCTGGCTTGGAGGAATTATTATTGGGACGATGATAGGGTCCAATTTGGTTTTGGATGAAGTTGCTCGAGCTGGCCCGCGTAATGTCGTTATAACAGGAAG TACAAGGGGACTAGGGAAAGCTCTTGCGCGTGAATTTTTACTTTCTGGAGACCGTGTCATTGTTACTTCTCGCAG CCCTGAATCTGTCGATTCAACTATCAAGGAGCTTGAGGAAAATCTGAAGCAAGCTGTGAATGCTGCCACTGGGTCGGCTAGAAAAAAATTGGCACATGCAAAAGTGGTTGGTATGGCTTGTGACGTCTCTGAACCGGTTAATGTTAGAAAGCTGGGCAAGTTTGTTGCAGATGAGCTTGGTTACATTGACATTTGG GTAAACAACGCTGGGACAAACAAAGGTTTTCGACCCTTGCTGCAGTTTACTGACAATGATATTCAAGAG ATTGTCTCCACAAACCTGATTGGTTCTATACTATGCACTAAAGAAGCCATCCAAATAATGAAAACCCAAAGCAAAGGTGGACATGTATTTAACATGGATGGTGCAGGTTCTGGAGGATCTAGCACCCCTCTAACAGCTGT CTATGGGTCAACAAAATGTGGTCTCAGGCAGCTTCAATCATCCCTACTGAAGGAGTGCAAGCGGTCAAAAGTTGGAGTGCATACGGCCTCTCCAGGCATGGTCCTAACCGGCCTCCTGCTGAG TGGCTCAACTATCCAAAACCGACAGATGTTTAACATCATTTGCGAACATCCAGAGACAGTTGCTAGAACACTAGTACCAAGGATGCGGGTTGTAAAAGGAAGTGGAAGAGCCATCAATTATTTGACTCCACCAAGGATCTTAATTGCCTTAGTAACCTCATGGTTGAGACGGGGCCGATGGTTTGATGATCAG GGAAGAGCACTGTATGCTGCAGAGGCAGATCGACTCCGTAACTGGGCTGAAAACCGAACACGTTTTTCATTCACAGATGCCATGGACATGTACACTGAGAATACTTGGATCTCCGTCTTCTCACTCTCTGTGGTTTGTGCATTCATCATATTATCAAGCACAGGTAGCACATAG